TTGATCTGGGGAGCGGCGCCGGTTTCCCCGGGATTCCCCTGAAGATCTCTTTTCCCGGTGTGCGGGTTTTCCTGCTTGAGGCGCAGCGGAAGCGCTGCGCCTTTCTGCAGGAGGTGTGCCGCGCCCTGGAGCTGGATGCCTGCACCGTTCTTGCCGGGCGGGCGGAGGATCTGGGGCGTCTTCCCGGTCTGCGCGCTGCCTTCGACCGCGTTGTCGTCAGGGCGCTTGCCCGGCTTCCCGTGATCCTTGAACTCGGCCTCCCTTTTTTGCTGCCCGGCGGTTTGCTCGTGGCCCTGAAGGGCCGGGACGTTGAACGGGAGCTGGAGGAGGCGCGGGCTGCCCTGGAGGTGCTGGGGGGTGAGGTCGCACGGGTGATTCCCTACCGTTTTCCCGGCGAAGTCGGGAGGCACGTGGTGACGGTCAGGAAGGTTGCCCCAACTCCGGACGGCTACCCCAGGCGCGCCGGGATTCCGGCGCGCCGTCCCCTGTGCGGTGGGGGCAAGAAGCGGGGAGGGTTTGGGAGAGGAGGTTTGAACCGGGGTGATGCAGGATAATGTCCGGGTGTGTCGAAGGAAAAGATTGAGAAGGAAGAGATAAAGTCTAGCATGTTGGGGGGTTTTCTGGTTGTGGAGGATTGCTCGGGGGAGTGAGCAGCAGGGCGAGGTTTTTCAGGTAGCCCTGGACAAGATCAGATTCGGCCGCTTCCAGCCGCGCTTTCAGATCGAGGAGGCGGATCTGGCGGATCTCGTTGCCTCGATCCGCGAGGTAGGCGTCCTGCAGCCCGTCCTGGTCCGGCCGTGCGGCGCCGGCTATGAATTGATCGCCGGAGAGAGGCGCGTGCGGGCGAGCATGCTGGCCGGCCTGAAGCAGATCCCCGCGGTCGTCAGGGAGTTGAGCGATGCCCAGGCAACGGAGGTTGCCCTGATCGAGAACATCCAGCGGCGGAGCCTGCATTTTTTTGAAGAGGCGGAGGGCTATGCAAAGCTGATCAGAGAGTTCCGGCTGACTCAGGCCGAGGTTGCCAGGCGGATGGGCCTGAGCCAGAGCACGGTGGCAAACAAACTGCGCCTGCTCCGGCTTGACCCTGAGATCCGGCTCCAGATTTATCAGCAGAAACTCTCGGAGCGCCACGCCCGCGCCCTGCTTGAACTGCCGGACAAGGAGTTGCAGCAGAAGGTTCTCAGCCTGGCTGCAGCCCGGGAGTTCAGCGTCTCCGAATGGGAGAAGCTGATCCGGCTCGAAAAGGATCGGATTATTTCCCGGGAAATAAAAAAAAGGAAGAAGTGCCGCGTAAAGCCCCTGATCAGGGACCTGCGCCTCTTTCTCAACTCCCTGGAGCGTGGCGTGGAAACACTGAGGGCTGCAGGCCTGGAGGTTCACCTCCATCACCACAAGGAAGAGCACATTCTGCGGATCATGATCGAGGTTGTGGCAAGTGGTTCCCAGGGTTGAGGTGAAGTGGGATGAGGAGTTCAGGTGCTATGATGTCGTGGTCCGGGACCCGGGCGCGACCGTTGCCGATTACGAGGAGGGGTTTGGCAGGCTTGCTGCAGGTGAGGTGCGGAGGGCCTATGCCCCCTCCTGCCTGGGGTGCAGCCTCTGCTGCCGGGGGCGGCTTCCGCTGACCAGCCTCGACGTCGCGAGGTTTCAGGCCGGGGGTGTGGGCGCAGGGCTGAGCTGGAGAGAGTGGGTAAGGAGATATGCGACGGTCCGGCGCGCGGGAAAGTGCTTCGACATTACCCTGCGCTTGAGTTCAAAAGGGGTCTGCCTGTTTTGGGACGAGTTCCGCGGCCTCTGCGGTGTTTACTCCCTGAGGCCCCTGATCTGCCGGACGTATTTCTGCTGGCCGGTCTCCTGGCGGGCAGAGCAGCTGCGCTCCCGGATTGTGAATACAGGGGAGGACGAACTGGTGCGCCTCTCCCTTTTTACGGCAGCCGGTTCTGCCAGGCAGAGAAACCCCTTTGCCGGAAAGCGCGATTACCGGCAGGTCCTGCTGAGAGACCTCTGCTCCCGGAGGCTGTGGCGGATCCTCACCTCTGACACCTGATTTTCCGGGAGCTGCTTTTTTTGGAGGACCGGCAAAAGGCTCCCTCCCCTGTTCCCTTTTCCATTAGAGCCTGTTAAACAGCTTCAGGTAATTCAGGATGTTCGTGGTAATCAGAAAGTTTTTACGCACTTTTTCCCTCCCGGCCCTCCCCATTTCACCGGCCAGCGTGGGGTTCCGCAGCAGGGTGAGGACCCTCTCGGCGCACTCTTCTACTGTATTCACCAGATACCCGTTGACGCCGTCATCGATCTGGTACCTGATTCCTCCCACGTTTCCGCCGACAACGGGCGTTTCCTTCCAGAGTCCTTCGGCGACAGTCAGGCCAAAACCCTCCCTGATGGATTTCTGCAGAAGCACATCCGAGAAGGTCTGAAAGGCGTTGACCTCGAGGCTGGAGACGCCGTTCATATCCGTGATGATTTTAATGTCGTAGTCCTCCCCGGCCTTGCGCAGGGTGCGGTAGAGGTAATCCCACCCTTCGGGGTCGTCGGCTGCCATCGATCCCACCAGAGCCAGCTGGGCTTCGGGAAAATCCTTTTTAACAATTCTGTAGGCATCGATTACTCCCAGGGGATCTTTCCAGGGATCGAAGCGGGAGACCTGGGAGACCAGGGGCCTGTTGATGTCCACCCCGAACCTGCTGACGATCCTCCTCACCTCTTCTTCCTCCAGGGGAACGTTCTTGGGGCTGAGGGGGTCGATCGCCGGTGTGAAGAAGGTAAGGCCGGGCAGGCTCTCGTGCTCCTTTACGAAATCGCGCGCCGTAAAAATGCAGGCATCGTACTGCTTGATGAACTGGTGCAGAAAGCTCCAGGATTCCGGGTCGGGTGTGGAGGTATCGATATGGCAGCGCCAGATCCATTTTGCCCTGCTCTCTTTTCGGAAGTTGATGAGTGCCGCCGGCTGGGGATCGTGGACCACGATAAAGTCGTAGCGCCAGTCCTGCATGGAGGCCGCGTTTATCTCATTGTACCTCAGGTAAATTTCCTTTGCTTCGGGGCTCAACCCTCCTTCCTGGCCCTGCAGGCAGTTGTGAAAGGCTTTGGTTGCGGTGTAAAACTCTCTGGCGCCTTCCATTTTCCACCAGTCTATCTGAATGCCCATGTCTCTTGAGAGCGGCACCAGAGAATGGAGAATCTCCGCGACGCCGCCGCCGAAAGATGTGGCGTTGATCATCGCGATTTTTTTGTGGGCGAGCTTTTTGACGTAGTACTCCAGCTGGAGTTTCGTGTCGATGTCGATGATCTCCTGATAGTCCCTGTATCTTTTGTCTTGAGTTTTCACAAGCTCCATTTTGCTATGAACCCCCTGCCTGATATAGATTTTTTTAAACATGGCAATACTTTATTCTGGGAGCCCACCTGCGGAAAGGACTATTTATACTATGTTCAATATGGGTGCAAATATTATCGACCGCGCAAAAAGCAGGGTCTCATTCAGAGTTTTTGCCTACAATAAGCGAAAAGTGAGCCTGATCGTCAAGACCGGTGAGCGCCAAACGGTGTTTCCGATGACCGAGGAAGCACCCCACATCTACAGCACGGTTGTTGAGGGGCTGGGGCTGGACCTGCTCTACAAGTTCAGGCTGGACGAAGAAGGGGAATTCCCGGATCCCTACTCCAACTTTCAGCCCTTCGGCGTGCACGGTTTTTCCCGGCTGATCGACCACGAAGCCTACCGGTGGCAGGACCTGCAGTGGAAAGGGAAATGCCTGGAGGAACTGGTCATTATGGAAATCCACGTAGGAACGTTTACGGAGGCCGGCACCTTCCGGGCGGTGGTTGAAAAGCTCGACTACCTCCTGGAACTGGGAGTTAACGCCATCGAACTGATGCCTGTAGTCCAGACTCCGGGAAGATGGAATTGGGGCTACGACGGGGTCAACCTGTTCAGCGTAAATCACAACTACGGGACGCCTGATGATTTGAAGTACCTGGTGGACTGCTGCCACCAGAAGCAGATCGCCGTGGTCCTGGATGTTGTTTACAACCACTTCGGCCCGGAGGGGAACTACCTGCCCCGCTACGGGCCCTACCTCACCGACAGGTATAGAACGCCCTGGGGGCCTGCTGTTAATTTCGACGGCCGGTACAGCGAGTACACCAGGAGAATGGTTCTCGACAGTGTGCGCTACTGGCTCGAGGTTTACCGTTTTGACGGCCTGAGGCTGGATGCCGTCCACGCCATTAAGGACAGCAGCCCCACCCATATTCTCAAGGAGATAAGCGCGGCCGTGAAGGCCGCAGCCGCCAGGCAGAACCGCAAAAAGTTTGTTGTTGCCGAAAGTGATGAGAACAACGTCCGCCTGATTAACCCTCCGGAAAAAGGAGGTTGCGGCATTGACGCCCAGTGGATGGACGATTTTCACCACTGCATCCACACGGTGCTGACCGGAGAAAGAAAGGGGTATTACGTGGACTACGGCCGCCTCGAGGACCTGAAAAAGGTCTATAAAAACTTCCTGTACACCGGCCAGTATTCGAAGTACTGGAGAGGGAGGCGGGGGACCGATGCCTCCGAAAATCCCGGGAAGCAGTTCGTGGTCGCCCTCCAGAACCACGATCAGGTGGGCAACAGGGCCTGGGGCGACCGCCTCTCCACCCTCGTGGATTTCCCCTATTTGAAGGCCGCCGCCGGGCTGCTCTTTTTCTCCCCTTATGTACCCCTGATCTTCATGGGGGAGGAATACGGGGAGCGGAATCCGTTCTTGTTTTTTACGGACTACCAGGACCCGGGGCTGCAGGAGGCGGTTTCCCGCGGGAGAAAGGAAGAGTTTAAAGCCTTCGGCTGGGAAGAGGTTCCCGACCCCCAGGACCCGGAGTGCTTCTACCGTTCCAGGCTGACGCCCCGGCGCCTCTGGAGCAGGCAAAACCACCAGCTCTTCAACTTTTACCGCGACCTGATCAGGCTGCGCATGACCCACCCCGTTCTGAAAAACCTGGACAAAGAAAACCTGGAGGTAAAAGTGGATGAACTGCGAAGGATCGTCGAGATAACCCGTTGGAACCGGCAGGTGAAGCTGACAGGTGTGTTTAACCTGGGCGGCACCGAAATCGCGCTCGGCAGCTATCCGGGCAGGCAGATTTTCAACTCCTCCTGGAAGCCTTACGGCGGGAGCCAGGAAGGAGAGAGCAGGAGGCTGGAGAGGGGGCAGATGGTTGTTTTTGAAGCACCTCTTCCCGCGTGAAGCCGGCCCGCCGCTTTTTCAGCCTCCGGGCCGGCGCCCCGGATTTTCAGGACGGAGTTCCCTCCAGGAGGGCAACAGGGAAATCCCGGAAGAGATCGGCAACCGGGAGGAGCGCGGGAGATGCTCCCCGGGCCTGCACCTGGGCCCCGGTGAAAATGCTGCGCCAGCGCTCTGGTGCGCCTGCGGCCAGAACCAGGGCGCTTCCCTCCGGCGCATCTGCGCCGGGAGGGAACCTTGCCGCAAGCGGCCCGGCGGGGGGTTGTCCGGCCAGGAATTTTGCCAGCAGCCGGGGGACCGCGACCAGCGCCCAGCTGTTTTCCAGGCGCCTGAGGAAGGCGCAGACGTGCGCGCCCAGGGGTCCCGTAGCGTCGAGGGGGATGTAGGCTCCTCTCGCAAACAGCTCCCTGTGGGCCCTGCGAAAGTGCAGCGCCTTGTAGGTGAGGAAGAGCTTTACCCTGCCGTCTTCCCAGCAGGCAAGAAGCTCCTGAACCAGGCCCGCAAGCCCTCCGGCCTCCTGCTTTTGAAGCGCTGCCAGGAGCGCGGCGCGCTTTTCAAAGTCCACCGGGCGCCGGTTGTCGGGATCGACAAGGCTGAAGTTCCAGAGCTCCGTTCCCTGGTAGAAGTCAGGCACCCCGGGCGCGGTGATCTTGAGCAGGGTTTGCGCCAGGGAGTTTAAAGCTCCGCAGTAGGAGACGGTCTTTTGGAACTCCAGGAAATCCCGGAGGAAGCGGTTTTCCCCTCCGGGCTCGAGGATGGATGCTGCAAAGCCGGCGAGGGCGTTTTCGTAGCCGGGAGCGGGGTCGAGCCAGCTTGTGTGGATTTTGGCCTCCCGGGCCGCCTTCACCAGGTAGGCCTGAAGCCGCTTTTTGAAGGCGGGCACCTCTTCTTCCCGGAGCGGCCAGGCCCCGGCCAGGGTCTGGTAAATAAGGAGCTCCATATTTCCGTCAGGCACAGGCCTGCCGTTGACCTCCTGCTTCTTATCCCGGTTCCAGCGCTGCCACCGCTTCAGCCTCTCCGCCCATAAAGCGGGAATCTCCGAGAGCACGTTGATGCGCGCCCGGACGTCTTCGCTCCGCTTGGTGTCGTGCGTGGACGTGGCGTTGAGGGTGTGGGGCCAGCGCTCCTGCCTGGCCCGGCTGCGCCGGTGGAATTCCGCCACAGACACCCCCAGCGTTTCGGGGTCGCCTCCCACCTCATTGAGGGAGACCAGGCGGTTGTAGACGTAAAGGGCGGTGTCTTCGAGTCCTTTCGCCGTGACGGGGCCGGTGAACTGCTGCCAGCGCATCACGAAGTCCAGCCACTCCTGTCGCTGCGCCGGAGAGAGGCAGCCGGGGAGCTCCAGCAGCAGCACCCGGCGCAGGAAATTGCAGGCCCGGGCGGCGGCGGGGTTGCGCGCGATGGCTGCGGCTGCGGCGCGGGCGAGGTACGGATAGTCGCGTGCCGAAACCGCAAAGCCGGAGGTGTAGGTCCTGTAGATGGGGAGGCAGGCGGTGACCTCGACCAGGGCCTGCTCCAGTTCGGCGAGGGTGAGGTCGCAGCCGTGGCGGTCCTGTTCCGCCAGGCGGCCCAGCTGCCGGGCCAGGGCGCGCACCTCGCCTGCGAACAGCTCTTGCATCACCCGCCGCTTCTGGGTGTAGAGCACCGCAGAGAAGTCTGCTTCGGTTCCGCCAAAGCCGGCGTAGATCTCGTTCAGGGCTGCCGCGCTGCTTTCGGCGACGAAAAGCCCGTTGACCGTATTCAGGAAGTCGTAGCCCGTTGTGCCGGAGACTGGCCACTCTGCCGGCAGTTCTTCGCCGCCGGCAAGGATTTTTTCCGCCACAATGTAAAAGCCGGACCCCGCAGGGGAGAGCCGGTTCTGGAGCCTCTGGAGGTAGGCCAGAGGATCCCGCAGCCCGTCGATGTGGTCGATGCGCAGGCCGGTAACCTGCCCTGCCTCCGCCAGCTGCAGGATCAGGGCGTGCGTGGCCGCAAAGACCTGCTCGTCTTCGGTGCGCAGGGAGACAAGGTCGCTGACATCAAAGAACCGCCGGTAGTTGATCTCCTGGTTTGCCGTCCGCCAGAATGCGAGCCGGTAGGCCTGCTCTGAGAGGATGCGTTCCAGGTGGTGAAAGCTGCCAGGATCCCCCTTTCTGCCGTTGAAGATCTGCAAGTTTCTGTTGATGAACTCCTTGACTCCCTGGCAGGTGCTGTACAGGTGCCAGAGCCTCTCCCTGACCTGCCGGAGCGCAGCATTGAACGCCTCGTCTTTCATCCGGTGGGATGCCAGTTCCTTGAGTCTTTTGAGCAAACCCTGCAGCTCCAGCACCGCAGGGTGCGCGCTCCCCAGGGCTGCAGCCAGATCCTCCAGGCGGTATGCCAGGAGTTTGCTGCATGACGCCGGGCTGAGCGGCAGGCGCAGATCGCGGTAGCGGACCCAAAAGCCGTCCTCCGCCAATACCAGGGTCAGCTCCTGCGCCTCAAGCACCTCGCCGTATGGTGCGTGCAGGATCGGGAGCAGAACCCTGTGGTTCAGCCCTGGCCTGGCGGGCTGCCAGTTGATGTCGAAGTACCGGGCATAGGGTGAGCGCGGGCCGTGCTGGAGGACATCCAGCCACCAGGGATTCTCGGTGGTGGCGGCCATGTGATTGGGTACAATGTCCAGCAGCAGCCCCATTCCGTACTGATGGAGCGTTCTGACCAGCGCAGAGAAGCCCTCTTCGCCCCCCAGTTCCGGGTTCAGTCGTGTCGGGTCAACAACGTCGTATCCATGGGTGCTCCCGCGCCTTGCTTTGAGCAGGGGGGAGGCGTAGATGTCGGAGATTCCCAGGGCGTGCAGGTACGGCACCAGCGCCCGGGCGTGGGCGAAGCGGAACCCCCGGTTGAACTGGAGCCGGTAGGTGGCGGTGGGAATCCGCAAGGCTGCCATCAGGTGCCCCTCCGCATCTTCAGCTTTTCACCGAGGACGCCAAAGCGGCTGATCCAGGCCCTCGCGCTCTCGTCTCCTGCCTCCGCCTTTTTCCTGAACTCCGGGTAAACCGTCTGCAGCAGCCCGTAGTAGATGTTCTGCGCTTTCCAGAGGTCCACCTCGAAGGGCAGGGAGGCGGCAAGATCGATTGCGGCCTCAAGATTCTCGAGCAGGGAAAGGTCCGCAGGGGCCGCGCGCAGGTTCTCTGCCATCCGCTCTATGGTTTGCTTGAGGGCGTAGCCCAGGCCGGAGCCGTCGAGCGGAACATCCAGCGTCCTCGCTTCGTGCAGGAGCGCGGTGATCTGCTCGCGGTCCAGAACTTCTTCAGCAAAGGCCCGGCGCAGACTGGAGTTCACAACGAACTCGGCGGCGGTATGGAGAACCTTTGGCAGCGGAATCCCAAGGTCCTTGAGGAAGCGCATCAGCGAAACGTGGCCGTCGTAGATGCGCCGGTAGTCTGCCTCCACCTCTGCCAGCGTGGAGTCGAGGATCATGTCCAGAATTTTGCGCTGCTGGTCCCGGAAAAGCTGCCGGAGGGAGTAGATCCTCCCTTCAAAGTGCTGGTCCAGGAGCCGGATCACCTCGGGGAGTTCGGCCCGGTCGAAGGCGCTGGTTACATCCTGCACCATTTTCTGGTAGGCTTCTTCACCCTGGTAGACCCGGACCCCCCCGCTCACGTTGTGGTTGCCGAAATAAACCACTCCATAGCTCAGGGTTGCCGCCTCGCGCGTGATTTCTGAGGCGACCTGCGCCCTCCCGAGCGCCAGCCTGGCCTTCCCTGCCTCCAGCCTCCGGCAGTCCTGCCGTTCGACGGTGTAGCAGTAGATGCGCGACCGGTCATCGTATGTTTCAAACAGCGAACTGATGGCGTAGTGGGCGCCGACCTTGGGAAGGTCGATCATTGCCGGCCTGACGAACTTTTCGTAAATGCGGGCGCCGTCCCGGTGCTCGGGGATGTTGCTTTTTGCCTGTTCAAGCAGCTCCAGGAAGCGGGGCTCCAGAGAGAGGCCGGAGACATCCTGCGCCAGCTGGACGACGCGTCCGGCGTACTGGAGCACCTGGACGTTCTCGATCCCCGAGATGTCGTCGAAAAACCAGCCGCAGCTTGTATACATCAGCATGGCGTGGCGCTGCATTTCCAGGAGCTTGAGGACTGTGACCTGCTCTGCCGGATCGAGCGCCCGCGCCGCATGCTTCTCCAGAAACCGCTGGATGCTTTCTGGCGAGCGGTCGAGGATCACGGAAATGTAGTCGTTGCGCGCCGCCCAGGGATCTTTCAGGTAGCGGCGCGCCTGCTCCTCGTAATGAGGAGCCAGGGTGTTCCGGAGCCAGTTCAGGGCGTTCCGCAGAGGGGCGCGCCAGGCCTGGCTCCACCCGGGGTGCATGCCGGAGTTGCAGCCGCAGTCGTTTCTCCACCGCTCCACCCCGTGGGCGCAGCTCCAGGACGTGTTTTCTACGATCTCCACCTCGTGGCTGGGCGGGTACATTTCCAGGTACTCGGCATAGTTGGTGATCCGCGCCAGCCTGTTGGATTCGATGTAGTCCAGGGCGTAGGCAAGGGCCATGTCGCCGTGCCGGTGGTGGTGGCCGTAGGTTTCGCCGTCG
This DNA window, taken from Bacillota bacterium, encodes the following:
- the rsmG gene encoding 16S rRNA (guanine(527)-N(7))-methyltransferase RsmG, translating into MRAKVDQELEVLAAGARELGIVLGPEQQDQFRRYAELLLEWNKKTNLVRIKSLAELFRNHFLDSLWCAAGCAFRDGHRLLDLGSGAGFPGIPLKISFPGVRVFLLEAQRKRCAFLQEVCRALELDACTVLAGRAEDLGRLPGLRAAFDRVVVRALARLPVILELGLPFLLPGGLLVALKGRDVERELEEARAALEVLGGEVARVIPYRFPGEVGRHVVTVRKVAPTPDGYPRRAGIPARRPLCGGGKKRGGFGRGGLNRGDAG
- a CDS encoding ParB/RepB/Spo0J family partition protein is translated as MWRIARGSEQQGEVFQVALDKIRFGRFQPRFQIEEADLADLVASIREVGVLQPVLVRPCGAGYELIAGERRVRASMLAGLKQIPAVVRELSDAQATEVALIENIQRRSLHFFEEAEGYAKLIREFRLTQAEVARRMGLSQSTVANKLRLLRLDPEIRLQIYQQKLSERHARALLELPDKELQQKVLSLAAAREFSVSEWEKLIRLEKDRIISREIKKRKKCRVKPLIRDLRLFLNSLERGVETLRAAGLEVHLHHHKEEHILRIMIEVVASGSQG
- a CDS encoding YkgJ family cysteine cluster protein translates to MWQVVPRVEVKWDEEFRCYDVVVRDPGATVADYEEGFGRLAAGEVRRAYAPSCLGCSLCCRGRLPLTSLDVARFQAGGVGAGLSWREWVRRYATVRRAGKCFDITLRLSSKGVCLFWDEFRGLCGVYSLRPLICRTYFCWPVSWRAEQLRSRIVNTGEDELVRLSLFTAAGSARQRNPFAGKRDYRQVLLRDLCSRRLWRILTSDT
- a CDS encoding glycosyltransferase, which codes for MELVKTQDKRYRDYQEIIDIDTKLQLEYYVKKLAHKKIAMINATSFGGGVAEILHSLVPLSRDMGIQIDWWKMEGAREFYTATKAFHNCLQGQEGGLSPEAKEIYLRYNEINAASMQDWRYDFIVVHDPQPAALINFRKESRAKWIWRCHIDTSTPDPESWSFLHQFIKQYDACIFTARDFVKEHESLPGLTFFTPAIDPLSPKNVPLEEEEVRRIVSRFGVDINRPLVSQVSRFDPWKDPLGVIDAYRIVKKDFPEAQLALVGSMAADDPEGWDYLYRTLRKAGEDYDIKIITDMNGVSSLEVNAFQTFSDVLLQKSIREGFGLTVAEGLWKETPVVGGNVGGIRYQIDDGVNGYLVNTVEECAERVLTLLRNPTLAGEMGRAGREKVRKNFLITTNILNYLKLFNRL
- the treZ gene encoding malto-oligosyltrehalose trehalohydrolase, with amino-acid sequence MFNMGANIIDRAKSRVSFRVFAYNKRKVSLIVKTGERQTVFPMTEEAPHIYSTVVEGLGLDLLYKFRLDEEGEFPDPYSNFQPFGVHGFSRLIDHEAYRWQDLQWKGKCLEELVIMEIHVGTFTEAGTFRAVVEKLDYLLELGVNAIELMPVVQTPGRWNWGYDGVNLFSVNHNYGTPDDLKYLVDCCHQKQIAVVLDVVYNHFGPEGNYLPRYGPYLTDRYRTPWGPAVNFDGRYSEYTRRMVLDSVRYWLEVYRFDGLRLDAVHAIKDSSPTHILKEISAAVKAAAARQNRKKFVVAESDENNVRLINPPEKGGCGIDAQWMDDFHHCIHTVLTGERKGYYVDYGRLEDLKKVYKNFLYTGQYSKYWRGRRGTDASENPGKQFVVALQNHDQVGNRAWGDRLSTLVDFPYLKAAAGLLFFSPYVPLIFMGEEYGERNPFLFFTDYQDPGLQEAVSRGRKEEFKAFGWEEVPDPQDPECFYRSRLTPRRLWSRQNHQLFNFYRDLIRLRMTHPVLKNLDKENLEVKVDELRRIVEITRWNRQVKLTGVFNLGGTEIALGSYPGRQIFNSSWKPYGGSQEGESRRLERGQMVVFEAPLPA
- the treY gene encoding malto-oligosyltrehalose synthase, encoding MAALRIPTATYRLQFNRGFRFAHARALVPYLHALGISDIYASPLLKARRGSTHGYDVVDPTRLNPELGGEEGFSALVRTLHQYGMGLLLDIVPNHMAATTENPWWLDVLQHGPRSPYARYFDINWQPARPGLNHRVLLPILHAPYGEVLEAQELTLVLAEDGFWVRYRDLRLPLSPASCSKLLAYRLEDLAAALGSAHPAVLELQGLLKRLKELASHRMKDEAFNAALRQVRERLWHLYSTCQGVKEFINRNLQIFNGRKGDPGSFHHLERILSEQAYRLAFWRTANQEINYRRFFDVSDLVSLRTEDEQVFAATHALILQLAEAGQVTGLRIDHIDGLRDPLAYLQRLQNRLSPAGSGFYIVAEKILAGGEELPAEWPVSGTTGYDFLNTVNGLFVAESSAAALNEIYAGFGGTEADFSAVLYTQKRRVMQELFAGEVRALARQLGRLAEQDRHGCDLTLAELEQALVEVTACLPIYRTYTSGFAVSARDYPYLARAAAAAIARNPAAARACNFLRRVLLLELPGCLSPAQRQEWLDFVMRWQQFTGPVTAKGLEDTALYVYNRLVSLNEVGGDPETLGVSVAEFHRRSRARQERWPHTLNATSTHDTKRSEDVRARINVLSEIPALWAERLKRWQRWNRDKKQEVNGRPVPDGNMELLIYQTLAGAWPLREEEVPAFKKRLQAYLVKAAREAKIHTSWLDPAPGYENALAGFAASILEPGGENRFLRDFLEFQKTVSYCGALNSLAQTLLKITAPGVPDFYQGTELWNFSLVDPDNRRPVDFEKRAALLAALQKQEAGGLAGLVQELLACWEDGRVKLFLTYKALHFRRAHRELFARGAYIPLDATGPLGAHVCAFLRRLENSWALVAVPRLLAKFLAGQPPAGPLAARFPPGADAPEGSALVLAAGAPERWRSIFTGAQVQARGASPALLPVADLFRDFPVALLEGTPS
- a CDS encoding DUF3536 domain-containing protein, translated to MERYICIHGHFYQPPRENPWLEDIELQDSAYPYHDWNERITAECYAPNTASRILNGKGQIKKIVNNYTRISFNFGPTLLHWLENKEPEVYRAIIEADRESRKNFSGHGTALAQAYNHMIMPLANQRDKYTQVVWGIRDFVHRFGREPEGMWLPETAVDLETLEIMAGQGIRFTILAPHQARRVRKIGSRSWQEAGPGGIDPSMPYQLRLKNSGRTINIFFYDGPISRAVAFEDLLSNGEYFAHRLLSGFVESRAWAQIVNIATDGETYGHHHRHGDMALAYALDYIESNRLARITNYAEYLEMYPPSHEVEIVENTSWSCAHGVERWRNDCGCNSGMHPGWSQAWRAPLRNALNWLRNTLAPHYEEQARRYLKDPWAARNDYISVILDRSPESIQRFLEKHAARALDPAEQVTVLKLLEMQRHAMLMYTSCGWFFDDISGIENVQVLQYAGRVVQLAQDVSGLSLEPRFLELLEQAKSNIPEHRDGARIYEKFVRPAMIDLPKVGAHYAISSLFETYDDRSRIYCYTVERQDCRRLEAGKARLALGRAQVASEITREAATLSYGVVYFGNHNVSGGVRVYQGEEAYQKMVQDVTSAFDRAELPEVIRLLDQHFEGRIYSLRQLFRDQQRKILDMILDSTLAEVEADYRRIYDGHVSLMRFLKDLGIPLPKVLHTAAEFVVNSSLRRAFAEEVLDREQITALLHEARTLDVPLDGSGLGYALKQTIERMAENLRAAPADLSLLENLEAAIDLAASLPFEVDLWKAQNIYYGLLQTVYPEFRKKAEAGDESARAWISRFGVLGEKLKMRRGT